From Mustelus asterias chromosome 19, sMusAst1.hap1.1, whole genome shotgun sequence, one genomic window encodes:
- the LOC144507611 gene encoding protein HEXIM1-like encodes MRSGAGNSTSSCPLSLEEKKLFTKDFMSDETSKEEELDEEEQESSSDGMCGDSGCDFLKHDFSETYEKYHAESLQNMTKQELIHALGDEKNCLKLKAENQRLEREKELFRQESRCLENRK; translated from the exons ATGAGAAGTGGTGCTGGAAACTCTACATCAAGCTGTCCTCTGTCCTTGGAGGAGAAGAAGCTGTTCACCAAAGACTTCATG TCGGACGAGACGAGCAAGGAGGAGGAACTGGACGAGGAGGAGCAAGAGAGCAGCAGTGATGGCATGTGCGGCGACAGCGGTTGCGACTTCCTGAAGCACGACTTCTCCGAGACTTATGAGAAGTACCACGCTGAGAGCCTGCAGAACATGACCAAGCAGGAGCTCATCCATGCTCTGGGGGATGAGAAGAATTGCCTG AAGTTAAAAGCTGAAAAccagagacttgagagagagaaagaactgtTCAGACAAGAAAGCAGATGTTTAGAGAACAGAAAATGA